Proteins encoded together in one Luteimonas fraxinea window:
- the atpE gene encoding F0F1 ATP synthase subunit C, producing MEIALTSFAQIQASTVLAIGIMIGLAALGAGLGLAIMAGKFLESAARQPELIPVLQVRMFITAGLIDAAFIISVAVGLLFAFASPFIGPVAAQLAG from the coding sequence ATGGAAATCGCACTGACCTCGTTCGCCCAGATCCAGGCTTCGACCGTTCTGGCCATCGGCATCATGATCGGCCTGGCTGCGCTGGGTGCGGGTCTGGGCCTGGCCATCATGGCCGGCAAGTTCCTCGAGTCGGCCGCGCGCCAGCCCGAGCTGATCCCGGTGCTGCAGGTCCGCATGTTCATCACCGCCGGCCTGATCGACGCCGCGTTCATCATCTCGGTCGCCGTCGGCCTGCTGTTCGCGTTCGCTTCGCCGTTCATCGGCCCGGTCGCTGCGCAGCTCGCGGGCTGA
- a CDS encoding F0F1 ATP synthase subunit delta, with protein MSQAMTIARPYARAAFAIARDGGQFAPWSDALAFSARVAADPQAAALLGHPALSHDDAVALLAPEGADEKFAGFLTLLASNGRLAQLPEIAGQFEELRAEAEHIVLATVTSAAELPDAEVEQIRAALKRRFGREVHVETAVDASLIGGAVISAGDVVIDGSLKGKLARLQSALTH; from the coding sequence ATGAGCCAGGCCATGACGATCGCCCGTCCGTATGCCCGCGCCGCGTTCGCGATCGCGCGTGACGGCGGCCAGTTCGCGCCGTGGTCGGACGCGCTCGCGTTCTCGGCCCGCGTCGCTGCCGATCCGCAGGCGGCCGCGCTGCTCGGCCACCCGGCGCTGTCGCACGACGATGCCGTCGCGCTGCTCGCACCGGAGGGCGCCGACGAGAAGTTCGCCGGCTTCCTCACGCTGCTGGCCAGCAACGGCCGTCTCGCACAGTTGCCGGAGATTGCCGGCCAGTTCGAGGAGCTGCGCGCCGAAGCCGAGCACATCGTGCTGGCGACGGTGACGTCGGCAGCCGAACTGCCGGACGCGGAAGTGGAGCAGATCCGCGCCGCGCTCAAGCGTCGTTTCGGTCGCGAGGTCCACGTCGAAACGGCCGTGGACGCATCGCTGATCGGCGGCGCGGTGATCTCGGCCGGCGACGTGGTGATCGACGGCTCGCTCAAGGGCAAGCTGGCGCGCCTGCAGTCCGCTCTGACGCACTGA
- the lpdA gene encoding dihydrolipoyl dehydrogenase — MANTLEVKVPDIGGYDDVPVIEVLVAVGETVAKDQSLVTLESDKATMEVPASSAGVIKELKVKVGDTLSEGSVVAVIEVEGEGDAPAADAKAAAPEKKEEAPAKKSEAPGSNPPVARSHAAPAEPEAVKAAPSSGRQADVECRIVVLGSGPGGYTAAFRAADLGLDTVLIERYETLGGVCLNVGCIPSKALLHAAEVIDQAKHASDYGVDFGAPTIALDKLRGYKDKVVGQLTKGLTGMAKQRKVRVVTGEGLFVSPNEIEVTGSDGKTQLVRFEQCIIAAGSQALKLPGFPWDDPRVMDSTDALELAETPKKLLVVGGGIIGLEMATVYHALGSEVTVVELADQLMPGADKDLVKPLADRLKKQGVSAHLKTKVVEAKAAKTGIDVTFEGESIPETKTFDRVLVAVGRTPNGGKIAADKAGVRVSDRGFIAVDAQMRTNVPHIFAIGDLVGQPMLAHKATHEGKLAAEVAAGEKKEWVARVIPSVAYTDPEIAWVGITETEAKAKGLKVGVGKFPWAASGRAIGIGRTEGFTKLIFDEATHRIVGAGIVGVHAGDLIAEAGLAIEMGAEVADIGHTIHPHPTLSESVAMAAEVFDGTITDLYIPKKK; from the coding sequence ATGGCCAATACCCTCGAAGTCAAAGTGCCCGATATCGGCGGCTACGACGACGTGCCGGTGATCGAGGTGCTGGTCGCGGTCGGCGAGACCGTCGCCAAGGACCAGAGCCTGGTCACGCTGGAATCGGACAAGGCCACGATGGAAGTGCCGGCCTCGAGCGCGGGCGTCATCAAGGAACTGAAGGTCAAGGTGGGCGACACCTTGTCGGAAGGCAGCGTGGTCGCGGTGATCGAAGTCGAAGGCGAGGGCGATGCGCCTGCTGCTGACGCGAAAGCCGCCGCGCCTGAGAAGAAGGAAGAGGCCCCGGCGAAGAAGAGCGAAGCACCCGGCAGCAATCCGCCGGTCGCGCGTTCGCACGCGGCGCCGGCCGAACCGGAAGCGGTCAAGGCCGCGCCGTCGTCCGGCCGCCAGGCCGATGTCGAATGTCGCATTGTCGTGCTCGGCTCCGGCCCGGGTGGTTACACGGCCGCATTCCGCGCTGCCGATCTCGGCCTCGACACCGTGCTGATCGAGCGTTACGAGACCCTCGGTGGCGTCTGCCTCAACGTTGGCTGCATTCCGTCGAAGGCGCTGCTGCATGCGGCCGAGGTCATCGACCAGGCCAAGCACGCCAGCGATTACGGCGTCGATTTCGGCGCACCGACGATCGCGCTCGACAAGCTGCGCGGCTACAAGGACAAGGTCGTCGGTCAGCTGACCAAGGGTCTGACCGGGATGGCCAAGCAGCGCAAGGTGCGCGTGGTCACCGGCGAAGGCCTGTTCGTGTCGCCGAACGAGATCGAAGTCACCGGCAGCGACGGCAAGACCCAGCTCGTGCGCTTCGAGCAGTGCATCATCGCCGCCGGTTCGCAGGCGTTGAAATTGCCCGGTTTCCCGTGGGACGACCCGCGCGTCATGGACTCGACCGACGCGCTGGAACTCGCGGAGACGCCGAAGAAACTGCTCGTGGTCGGCGGCGGCATCATCGGTCTGGAGATGGCGACGGTCTATCACGCGCTCGGCTCGGAAGTGACCGTCGTCGAACTCGCCGATCAGCTGATGCCCGGCGCCGACAAGGATCTGGTCAAGCCGCTCGCCGATCGTCTGAAGAAGCAGGGCGTGTCCGCGCACCTCAAGACCAAGGTCGTCGAGGCGAAGGCCGCGAAGACCGGCATCGACGTCACGTTCGAAGGCGAAAGCATTCCCGAGACGAAGACCTTCGACCGCGTGCTGGTGGCCGTGGGCCGCACGCCGAACGGCGGCAAGATCGCCGCCGACAAGGCTGGCGTACGCGTGTCGGATCGCGGCTTCATTGCCGTCGATGCGCAGATGCGCACCAACGTGCCGCACATCTTCGCGATCGGCGATCTGGTCGGCCAGCCGATGCTGGCGCACAAGGCCACGCACGAAGGCAAGCTCGCGGCCGAAGTCGCCGCCGGCGAGAAGAAGGAATGGGTGGCGCGGGTGATTCCGTCGGTCGCCTACACCGATCCGGAAATCGCGTGGGTCGGCATCACCGAAACCGAAGCCAAGGCCAAGGGCCTGAAGGTCGGCGTGGGCAAGTTCCCGTGGGCGGCCAGCGGTCGCGCGATCGGCATCGGCCGCACCGAGGGCTTCACCAAGCTGATCTTCGACGAGGCCACGCACCGCATCGTCGGCGCCGGCATCGTCGGCGTACATGCGGGCGATCTGATCGCCGAAGCCGGTCTTGCGATCGAGATGGGCGCCGAAGTTGCCGACATCGGCCACACCATCCATCCGCATCCCACGCTCAGCGAATCGGTGGCGATGGCGGCGGAAGTGTTCGACGGCACAATCACCGACCTGTACATCCCGAAGAAGAAGTAG
- a CDS encoding F0F1 ATP synthase subunit B gives MNIGLTLIAQALAFAGLIWIIATKIWPPLLSAIEERQKKIAEGLAAADNSQRALAQAQETANEELKAARAKANEIIEQAHQRGTQIVEAAKAEAVTEGLRQKAMFDAELQASATRAREELRRQVSSLAVTGAERLLKREIDANAHKALLDELAAEI, from the coding sequence ATGAATATCGGTCTGACCCTAATTGCCCAGGCACTGGCGTTCGCCGGTCTGATCTGGATCATCGCGACCAAGATCTGGCCGCCGCTGCTCAGTGCCATCGAGGAGCGCCAGAAGAAGATCGCCGAAGGTCTGGCCGCGGCGGACAACAGCCAGCGCGCCCTCGCGCAGGCCCAGGAAACCGCCAACGAGGAACTCAAGGCCGCGCGTGCGAAGGCCAACGAGATCATCGAGCAGGCCCACCAGCGTGGCACCCAGATCGTCGAGGCCGCCAAGGCCGAAGCGGTCACCGAGGGCCTGCGCCAGAAGGCGATGTTCGACGCCGAACTCCAGGCCTCGGCCACCCGCGCACGCGAAGAGCTGCGTCGTCAGGTTTCCAGCCTGGCGGTGACCGGCGCCGAGCGTCTGCTCAAGCGTGAGATCGACGCCAACGCCCACAAGGCGCTGCTCGACGAACTCGCCGCGGAGATCTGA
- a CDS encoding F0F1 ATP synthase subunit epsilon, which produces MTTTIRCDIVSAEAEIFHGEATMVVATGELGELGIAPRHAPLITRLKPGKVVVTQANGEVLDFAIGGGILEVQPQVVTILADTAIRADDIDEAAVKAVKDEAERILAGRGEAMDIAEAQQKLAEAVVQLQALERLRKTLKH; this is translated from the coding sequence ATGACCACCACCATCCGTTGCGACATCGTCAGCGCAGAAGCCGAGATCTTCCACGGCGAGGCGACCATGGTCGTGGCCACCGGCGAGCTCGGCGAGCTCGGCATCGCGCCGCGCCACGCACCGCTGATCACGCGTCTGAAGCCGGGCAAGGTCGTCGTGACCCAGGCCAATGGCGAAGTGCTCGATTTCGCGATCGGCGGCGGCATTCTCGAAGTGCAGCCGCAGGTCGTGACGATCCTGGCCGACACCGCGATCCGCGCCGACGACATCGACGAGGCCGCAGTGAAGGCGGTCAAGGACGAGGCCGAGCGCATCCTGGCCGGCCGCGGCGAGGCGATGGACATTGCCGAAGCCCAGCAGAAGCTGGCCGAGGCCGTGGTCCAGCTGCAGGCGCTGGAGCGTCTGCGCAAGACCCTCAAGCACTGA
- the atpA gene encoding F0F1 ATP synthase subunit alpha, whose protein sequence is MATTQLNPSEISELIKSRIEKVKLSAESRNEGTVTSVADGIVRLHGLADVMQGEMIELPNAADGSATFALALNLERDSVGAVVLGDYEHLREGDVAKTTGRILEVPVGPEMLGRVVNALGEPIDGKGPIDAKLSAPVERVAPGVIWRKSVDQPVQTGYKSVDSMIPIGRGQRELLIGDRQTGKTAMAIDAVINQKTTGIKCVYVAIGQKASTVANIVRKLEENGALAHTVVVAATASESAAMQYISAYSGCTMGEYFMDRGEDALIVYDDLSKQAVAYRQISLLLKRPPGREAYPGDVFYLHSRLLERAARVSEEYVEKFTNGAVTGKTGSLTALPIIETQAGDVSAFVPTNVISITDGQIFLETDLFNAGIRPAVNAGISVSRVGGSAQTKIIKKLSGGIRISLAQYRELAAFAQFASDLDEATRKQLERGQRVTELMKQKQYKPMSIAHQALTIYAVNEGYLDDVPVAKLLAFEEGLHAHFDNTAGELVGKINQTGGWNDEIEGAFKQGISDFKTTGSW, encoded by the coding sequence ATGGCTACCACGCAACTCAATCCTTCCGAAATCAGCGAGCTGATCAAGTCCCGCATCGAGAAGGTCAAGCTGAGCGCCGAATCGCGCAACGAAGGCACCGTGACCTCGGTCGCCGACGGCATCGTGCGTCTGCACGGCCTGGCCGACGTGATGCAGGGCGAAATGATCGAACTGCCGAATGCGGCAGACGGTTCCGCCACGTTCGCACTCGCCCTCAACCTCGAGCGCGACTCGGTCGGCGCCGTGGTGCTGGGTGACTACGAGCACCTGCGCGAAGGCGACGTGGCCAAGACCACTGGTCGCATCCTCGAAGTGCCGGTCGGTCCGGAAATGCTGGGCCGCGTCGTCAACGCGCTCGGCGAGCCGATCGACGGCAAGGGCCCGATCGACGCCAAGCTCAGCGCGCCGGTCGAGCGCGTCGCGCCGGGCGTGATCTGGCGCAAGTCGGTCGACCAGCCGGTGCAGACCGGCTACAAGTCGGTCGACTCGATGATCCCGATCGGCCGCGGCCAGCGCGAGCTGCTCATCGGCGACCGCCAGACCGGCAAGACCGCGATGGCGATCGACGCCGTGATCAACCAGAAGACCACTGGCATCAAGTGCGTCTACGTGGCGATCGGCCAGAAGGCCTCGACCGTCGCCAACATCGTGCGCAAGCTCGAAGAGAACGGCGCGCTCGCGCACACCGTCGTCGTCGCCGCCACCGCGTCCGAGTCGGCCGCGATGCAGTACATCAGCGCTTACTCGGGCTGCACGATGGGCGAGTACTTCATGGACCGCGGCGAAGACGCGCTGATCGTGTACGACGATCTGTCCAAGCAGGCCGTCGCCTACCGCCAGATCTCGCTGCTGCTCAAGCGTCCGCCGGGCCGCGAAGCCTACCCGGGCGACGTGTTCTACCTGCACTCCCGTCTGCTCGAGCGCGCTGCGCGCGTGTCCGAGGAATACGTCGAGAAGTTCACCAACGGCGCAGTGACCGGCAAGACCGGTTCGCTGACCGCGCTGCCGATCATCGAAACGCAGGCCGGTGACGTGTCCGCGTTCGTGCCGACCAACGTGATCTCGATCACCGACGGCCAGATCTTCCTGGAAACCGACCTGTTCAACGCGGGCATCCGCCCGGCCGTGAACGCCGGTATCTCGGTGTCGCGCGTCGGTGGTTCGGCGCAGACCAAGATCATCAAGAAGCTCTCGGGCGGCATCCGCATCTCGCTCGCCCAGTACCGTGAGCTGGCCGCGTTCGCGCAGTTCGCCTCGGATCTCGACGAAGCCACCCGCAAGCAGCTTGAGCGCGGTCAGCGCGTCACCGAGCTGATGAAGCAGAAGCAGTACAAGCCGATGTCGATCGCGCACCAGGCGCTGACGATCTACGCCGTCAACGAGGGTTACCTCGACGACGTGCCGGTCGCCAAGCTGCTCGCGTTCGAAGAAGGCCTGCACGCGCATTTCGACAACACCGCAGGCGAACTGGTCGGCAAGATCAACCAGACCGGCGGCTGGAACGACGAGATCGAAGGCGCCTTCAAGCAGGGCATCTCCGACTTCAAGACCACCGGTAGCTGGTAA
- the atpG gene encoding F0F1 ATP synthase subunit gamma, with amino-acid sequence MAGGREIKTKIKSVQNTRKVTRALEMVSASKIRKAQDRMKASRPYANAMKQLIGHLAQASSEFQHPYLVEREVKRVGYIVASSDRGLAGGLNNNMFRKLLGEIRAWQDKGVQVDVVTIGTKATVFFRRLKVDMVGSVTHIGDTPEVEQLVGIIKVMLDGYTDGRVDRVFLAYNHFVNTMTQKASFDQLLPLPAAETPVVKHDWDYIYEPDAESVLGHVLTRYIESLVYQAVMENVASEHAARMVAMKSASDNATKLIDTLKLVYNKARQAAITQEISEIVGGAAAV; translated from the coding sequence ATGGCAGGCGGCAGAGAAATCAAGACGAAGATCAAGAGCGTGCAGAACACCCGCAAGGTGACGCGCGCGCTCGAGATGGTCTCCGCGTCGAAGATCCGCAAGGCGCAGGATCGGATGAAGGCATCGCGCCCGTATGCGAACGCGATGAAGCAGCTGATCGGGCATCTCGCCCAGGCCAGCTCCGAGTTCCAGCATCCGTACCTGGTCGAGCGTGAGGTCAAGCGCGTCGGTTACATCGTCGCGTCCTCGGATCGCGGTCTGGCCGGCGGTCTGAATAACAACATGTTCCGCAAGCTGCTGGGCGAGATCCGCGCCTGGCAGGACAAGGGCGTGCAGGTCGACGTGGTGACCATCGGCACGAAGGCGACGGTGTTCTTCCGCCGCCTGAAGGTGGACATGGTCGGCAGCGTCACCCACATCGGTGACACGCCGGAAGTCGAGCAGCTGGTCGGCATCATCAAGGTGATGCTCGACGGCTACACCGACGGTCGCGTCGACCGTGTGTTCCTGGCCTACAACCACTTCGTCAACACGATGACCCAGAAGGCCAGCTTCGATCAGCTGCTGCCGCTGCCGGCCGCCGAGACGCCGGTGGTCAAGCACGACTGGGACTACATATACGAGCCGGACGCCGAATCGGTGCTCGGCCACGTGCTGACGCGTTACATCGAATCGCTCGTGTACCAGGCGGTGATGGAGAACGTGGCTTCCGAACATGCCGCACGCATGGTCGCGATGAAGTCCGCGAGCGACAACGCCACCAAGCTGATCGACACGCTCAAGCTGGTCTACAACAAGGCCCGCCAGGCAGCGATCACCCAGGAAATCTCCGAGATCGTCGGCGGCGCCGCAGCGGTCTGA
- a CDS encoding P1 family peptidase → MNRSILQGCAVLALLATTSQAFASGPERPRLRDTGVVIGTLDPGPRNAIVDVPGVRVGHATVIEGDTVRTGVTAIVPHSGNLFRDRVPAAIVVGNGFGKLLGVTQVDELGELETPILLTGTLGVWRAADALVERQLALPGMEQVRSINPVVGETNDGYLNDIRARPLQARHVYEALDTASIDNIEEGSIGAGTGTIAFGWKGGIGTSSRRIAPDAGGYMVGVLVQSNFGGRLTIAGVPVGDALPDPQAHIALAPDVPPPSTGDGSIMIVVATDAPLDDRLLRRLATRALIGLGRTGASMSNGSGDYVIAFSTAPGVRRASSAVTHRVELLSNEAMTPLFVAVADATEEAILNSMFRATTVSGHQGTVPALPLDLVLPMLRQSNGQRPATP, encoded by the coding sequence ATGAATCGCTCGATCCTGCAGGGCTGCGCGGTACTCGCGCTGCTTGCGACGACATCGCAGGCCTTCGCATCCGGTCCTGAGCGCCCCCGACTGCGCGACACCGGCGTCGTCATCGGCACGCTCGATCCCGGACCGCGCAACGCCATCGTCGATGTGCCAGGTGTCCGCGTCGGACACGCGACCGTGATCGAAGGCGACACCGTGCGCACTGGTGTTACCGCGATCGTGCCGCACAGCGGCAATCTGTTCCGCGATCGTGTCCCGGCGGCGATCGTCGTCGGCAACGGCTTCGGCAAACTGCTGGGCGTGACCCAGGTCGACGAGCTGGGCGAACTCGAAACCCCGATCCTGCTGACCGGCACGCTGGGCGTCTGGCGCGCGGCCGATGCACTGGTCGAGCGACAGCTCGCACTGCCGGGCATGGAACAGGTGCGCTCGATCAATCCCGTCGTCGGCGAGACCAACGACGGTTACCTCAACGACATCCGCGCGCGTCCGCTGCAGGCGCGGCACGTGTACGAGGCGCTCGATACCGCGTCCATCGACAACATCGAAGAAGGCAGCATCGGCGCCGGTACCGGCACGATCGCGTTCGGCTGGAAGGGTGGCATCGGCACGAGTTCGCGTCGGATCGCGCCCGACGCCGGCGGGTACATGGTCGGCGTGCTGGTGCAGAGCAATTTCGGTGGGCGCCTGACCATCGCGGGCGTGCCGGTGGGCGATGCGCTGCCGGATCCGCAGGCCCATATCGCACTGGCACCGGATGTGCCGCCGCCGTCGACTGGCGACGGCAGCATCATGATCGTCGTCGCGACCGATGCGCCGTTGGACGATCGCCTGCTGCGGCGCCTGGCCACGCGTGCATTGATCGGACTCGGCCGCACCGGCGCATCGATGAGCAACGGTTCGGGTGATTACGTGATCGCGTTTTCGACCGCGCCCGGCGTGCGCCGTGCATCCAGCGCGGTGACGCATCGTGTCGAGCTGCTGTCCAACGAGGCGATGACGCCGCTGTTCGTGGCCGTGGCCGATGCCACCGAAGAAGCGATCCTCAACTCGATGTTCCGCGCGACCACGGTCTCGGGGCATCAGGGCACGGTGCCCGCACTGCCGCTGGATCTCGTGCTGCCGATGCTGCGCCAGTCGAATGGGCAGAGACCGGCGACCCCGTGA
- a CDS encoding ATP synthase subunit I, with protein sequence MLTSVAVGRRLAQRAIAWQAVAIAVTALASLAKGADWALAAGLGGAAIALGGWLSSVIALGGGVNPSTGALARLLAGVALKWVVVVAVLLLGVGMAGLSPVPMLAGVIVALFAQLLAMSRPLARH encoded by the coding sequence GTGTTGACGTCCGTCGCAGTGGGTCGGCGGCTGGCACAGCGCGCAATCGCCTGGCAGGCGGTCGCGATCGCGGTGACGGCGCTCGCCTCCCTCGCAAAGGGAGCCGACTGGGCGCTGGCGGCAGGTCTCGGTGGTGCGGCGATCGCACTCGGGGGCTGGCTGTCGAGCGTCATCGCGCTGGGGGGTGGGGTCAATCCGTCGACAGGCGCGCTCGCGCGGCTGCTGGCAGGGGTGGCGTTGAAGTGGGTCGTGGTGGTGGCGGTTCTGCTGCTGGGCGTGGGAATGGCGGGTTTGTCGCCGGTTCCGATGCTCGCCGGGGTCATCGTCGCGCTCTTCGCGCAGTTGCTCGCAATGTCCCGGCCTCTGGCCAGGCACTGA
- the atpB gene encoding F0F1 ATP synthase subunit A, with protein MAADAELTPTSYIQHHLQNLTASTGEGGFWTLHVDTLITALLMGGLMVFAFWMATRKATAGVPGKWQAFVEICLEFVDKQARDTYHGSSKLVTPIAITLFFWILLMNLLKMIPADFIAKPLELLGVHYWKPVPTADVNATLGLSISVFFLTVFFALRAKGVGGMTKEFLFAPFGKWMVPFNLILNIVEWLSKPISLAMRLFGNMFGGEIVFLLIWVLGGASLLGVLGGGVLGLGWMLFHLLVIPLQAFIFMMLSIVYLSLAEDDH; from the coding sequence ATGGCAGCTGATGCGGAACTGACCCCAACCAGCTACATCCAGCACCACCTGCAGAACCTGACCGCGTCGACCGGCGAAGGCGGCTTCTGGACGCTGCACGTGGACACGCTGATCACCGCCCTGCTGATGGGCGGCCTGATGGTGTTCGCATTCTGGATGGCGACCCGCAAGGCCACCGCCGGAGTGCCGGGCAAGTGGCAGGCGTTCGTCGAGATCTGCCTGGAGTTCGTCGACAAGCAGGCTCGCGACACGTACCACGGTTCCAGCAAGCTCGTGACGCCGATCGCGATCACGCTGTTCTTCTGGATCCTGCTGATGAATCTGCTGAAGATGATTCCGGCGGACTTCATCGCCAAGCCGCTCGAGCTGCTGGGCGTGCACTACTGGAAGCCGGTGCCGACCGCCGACGTCAACGCGACGCTCGGCCTGTCGATCAGCGTGTTCTTCCTGACCGTGTTCTTCGCGCTGCGCGCCAAGGGCGTCGGCGGCATGACCAAGGAATTCCTGTTCGCACCGTTCGGCAAGTGGATGGTGCCGTTCAACCTGATCCTCAACATCGTCGAGTGGCTGAGCAAGCCGATTTCGCTGGCGATGCGACTGTTCGGCAACATGTTCGGCGGCGAGATCGTGTTCCTGCTGATCTGGGTCCTCGGCGGCGCGAGCCTGCTGGGTGTGCTCGGCGGCGGCGTGCTCGGCCTGGGCTGGATGCTGTTCCACCTGCTGGTCATCCCGCTGCAGGCCTTCATTTTCATGATGCTGTCGATCGTCTACCTCAGCCTGGCTGAAGACGACCACTGA
- a CDS encoding GtrA family protein encodes MSLTRQGRDYLAIGLLQWLVDWGVVVGLTHFGLPVAPANVIGRITGALIGFWLNGKLTFANDRNTVGTTQFQRFMIMWVSTTLFSTWALTQIDDVLGLRWVWVAKPAIELALGAVGFVLSRYWIYKR; translated from the coding sequence ATGAGCCTGACCCGACAGGGGCGCGACTACCTGGCGATCGGCCTGTTGCAGTGGCTCGTCGACTGGGGCGTCGTCGTCGGCCTGACCCATTTCGGCTTGCCCGTCGCGCCGGCGAATGTCATCGGCCGCATCACCGGTGCGCTGATCGGCTTCTGGCTCAATGGCAAGCTGACGTTCGCCAACGACCGCAACACCGTGGGCACGACGCAGTTCCAGCGCTTCATGATCATGTGGGTGTCGACGACGTTGTTCAGCACCTGGGCGCTCACCCAGATCGATGACGTGCTGGGCCTGCGCTGGGTATGGGTCGCGAAGCCTGCGATCGAACTGGCGTTGGGCGCAGTGGGCTTCGTGCTGTCGCGCTACTGGATCTACAAGCGCTGA
- the atpD gene encoding F0F1 ATP synthase subunit beta, whose product MSQGKIVQIIGAVVDIEFARNEVPRVYDALKVEGTEITLEVQQQLGDGIVRAIALGSTDGLKRNLIATNTDRGISVPVGPGTLGRIMDVLGRPIDEAGPVEATDHWEIHRAAPSYEDQSSSTELLETGIKVIDLMCPFAKGGKVGLFGGAGVGKTVNMMELINNIAKAHEGLSVFAGVGERTREGNDFYHEMKDSNVLDKVAMVYGQMNEPPGNRLRVALTGLTMAEYFRDEKDASGRGKDVLLFVDNIYRYTLAGTEVSALLGRMPSAVGYQPTLAEEMGVLQERITSTKSGSITSIQAVYVPADDLTDPSPATTFAHLDSTVTLSRNIASLGIYPAVDPLDSTSRQMDPNVIGNEHYDTAQRVQSTLQKYKELKDIIAILGMDELSEEDKQAVSRARKIERFFSQPFHVAEVFTGSPGKYVALKETIRGFKGIVDGEYDHLPEQAFYMVGGIDEAVEKAKKIAA is encoded by the coding sequence ATGAGTCAGGGCAAGATCGTTCAGATCATCGGCGCGGTCGTCGACATCGAGTTCGCGCGCAACGAAGTACCGAGGGTCTACGACGCACTGAAGGTCGAAGGCACGGAGATCACGCTGGAAGTGCAGCAGCAGCTCGGTGACGGCATCGTGCGCGCGATCGCGCTCGGTTCCACCGACGGTCTGAAGCGCAACCTGATCGCGACCAACACCGACCGCGGCATCTCGGTGCCGGTCGGCCCGGGCACGCTCGGCCGCATCATGGACGTGCTGGGTCGTCCGATCGACGAAGCCGGTCCGGTCGAAGCCACCGACCACTGGGAAATCCACCGTGCGGCACCGTCGTACGAAGACCAGTCGTCGTCCACCGAGCTGCTGGAAACCGGCATCAAGGTCATCGATCTGATGTGCCCCTTCGCCAAGGGCGGCAAGGTCGGCCTGTTCGGCGGCGCCGGCGTCGGCAAGACCGTCAACATGATGGAACTGATCAACAACATCGCCAAGGCGCACGAAGGCCTGTCGGTGTTCGCCGGCGTGGGCGAGCGTACCCGTGAGGGCAACGATTTCTACCACGAGATGAAGGACTCCAACGTCCTCGACAAGGTGGCGATGGTCTACGGCCAGATGAACGAGCCGCCGGGCAACCGCCTGCGCGTCGCGCTGACCGGTCTGACGATGGCGGAGTACTTCCGCGACGAGAAGGACGCATCGGGTCGCGGCAAGGACGTGCTGCTGTTCGTCGACAACATCTACCGCTACACGCTGGCCGGTACCGAAGTGTCGGCGCTGCTCGGCCGCATGCCGTCGGCAGTGGGCTACCAGCCGACGCTCGCCGAGGAAATGGGCGTGCTGCAGGAGCGCATCACCTCGACGAAGTCCGGCTCGATCACCTCGATCCAGGCCGTCTACGTGCCCGCGGACGACCTGACCGACCCGTCGCCGGCGACCACCTTCGCCCATCTCGACTCCACGGTGACGCTGAGCCGCAACATCGCCTCGCTCGGCATCTACCCGGCCGTCGATCCGCTGGACTCGACCAGCCGCCAGATGGACCCGAACGTCATCGGCAACGAGCACTACGACACCGCCCAGCGCGTGCAGTCGACGCTGCAGAAGTACAAGGAGCTCAAGGACATCATCGCGATCCTGGGCATGGACGAGCTGTCGGAAGAAGACAAGCAGGCCGTGTCGCGCGCGCGCAAGATCGAGCGCTTCTTCTCGCAGCCCTTCCACGTGGCCGAAGTCTTCACCGGTTCGCCGGGCAAGTACGTCGCGCTGAAGGAAACGATCCGCGGCTTCAAGGGCATCGTCGACGGCGAATACGACCACCTGCCCGAGCAGGCGTTCTACATGGTCGGCGGCATCGACGAAGCGGTCGAGAAGGCGAAGAAGATCGCGGCGTAA